A genomic region of Candidatus Methanoperedens sp. contains the following coding sequences:
- the ala gene encoding alanine dehydrogenase, with protein sequence MENQILWLNRNEVKSLLDMKGALAVVEEAFRQHGLKKVQMPPKLYLYFKKHNGDLRTMPAYLEEQDITGVKIVNVHPDNPKKGLPTVMALVILNSTETGAPIAVMDGTYLTDMRTGAGGGVAVKYLARKNSKIVGFVGAGNQARTQLLAIDEIIDIEEVKVTSTSEKHALAFKEEMEKRIECEITPKKSIREVCDCDILVTTTPSREHIVMNEWISDGTHINAIGADAPGKEELDPRILKRAKVVVDDLPQASHSGEINVPLAKGLLSEKDIFCELGEVVTGRKKARTKDSEITVFDSTGLAIQDVATADMVYRKALKANIGIKLQQF encoded by the coding sequence ATGGAAAATCAGATTCTTTGGCTTAATCGAAACGAGGTGAAATCGCTCCTCGACATGAAAGGAGCGCTTGCGGTCGTGGAAGAAGCCTTCAGGCAGCACGGTCTCAAGAAGGTGCAGATGCCTCCCAAGCTATATCTTTATTTCAAAAAGCACAACGGCGACCTGCGAACGATGCCTGCGTATCTTGAAGAGCAGGACATTACAGGAGTGAAGATAGTGAACGTTCATCCCGATAATCCCAAGAAAGGCTTGCCCACTGTGATGGCGCTTGTAATCCTTAATTCAACAGAAACGGGCGCGCCGATTGCGGTAATGGACGGGACTTATCTGACGGATATGAGAACAGGCGCTGGCGGGGGAGTGGCTGTGAAATACCTTGCCCGAAAGAACTCGAAAATCGTGGGTTTTGTGGGGGCTGGGAACCAGGCAAGGACGCAGCTTCTTGCGATAGATGAAATAATCGATATCGAGGAGGTCAAGGTTACCAGCACATCGGAAAAGCATGCGCTTGCCTTCAAAGAGGAAATGGAAAAAAGAATAGAATGCGAAATAACTCCCAAGAAAAGCATCAGGGAAGTATGCGATTGCGATATCCTTGTTACCACAACGCCTTCAAGAGAACACATAGTTATGAACGAGTGGATTTCCGATGGTACGCACATCAATGCCATCGGTGCGGATGCGCCCGGAAAGGAAGAGCTTGACCCGAGGATATTGAAGCGCGCAAAAGTAGTGGTGGACGACCTTCCCCAGGCTTCGCACTCGGGCGAGATTAATGTGCCTCTGGCGAAGGGATTGCTTTCGGAAAAGGATATTTTTTGCGAACTGGGCGAGGTGGTGACGGGGAGGAAGAAAGCCAGGACGAAGGATTCCGAGATTACGGTTTTTGATTCGACAGGGCTTGCGATACAGGATGTTGCGACGGCGGATATGGTG